The genomic window AACGCCGCGTCCAGCGCCCGCTGCACCACGAACCCGGACCCCGGCCCGGTGGGGGTGCTGGCCGACCAGCTCAGGATCACCGCCGCGGTGTCCGGCGTGGGCGCGGTGGCGGTGGCGCACACCGTGCCCGGCGTCCCGGGCCGGGGCGGGGTGGTCACGGTGGCGACCGTGGACCAGGGTGACGACGCGCCCAGGTAGGTGGTGCGGACCCGGTAGTAGTACGTGGTGTCCGGGGCGACGGCCGGGTCGACGTGGTTGTCGCCGACCGCGATGGCGGTGGTGCCCGGCCCGCTGGTGAAGGTCGGGTTGGTGGCCCGCTGCACGTCGACCCCGGTGGCGAACGAGCGGTTGGCCCAGCGCAGCGCCACCCGCAGCGGCGCGGCCGGCGGCACCGCCGCGGTCAGCCTGGCCGGCGCGGTGAGCTGCACCGACGCCGGGACGCTGTTCGACCAGGCGGAGCAGCTCACCGCGTTCTCCGCCCGGATCCGGTAGTGGTAGGTCACCCCCGGGGTGACCGTGGCGTCGGTGTACCGCGTCGCGGTGGCGGCCACGGTGATCTCGGTCAGCCCCACGGTGAAGGTGGCGTCGGTGGCCCGTTGCAGCAGGTGGCTGGTGGCCGGCGGCCGACTGCCGTTGCCGGTCCAGGCCAGCGCGATCGCCGGCAGCGCGGTCGCCGAGCCGGGCGCCGGGGTGGCGGTCAGCCCGGTCGGCGCCTTCGGGGAGGCCCGCAGCACCAGCGGCCGGCTCATGCCCTGGTCCCGCAGGCCCGCGGCCCGGGTGTGCCAGCGGTACTCCCAGCCGAGGTTCACCAGCTGGTTCACCACCGTGGCGGGCCGCCCGTCGAGCGGGCTGACCGGGGAGGCGTCGAGCCGGGCGCCGGCCGGCCGGGTCGGGTCGAGCAGCCGTACGCTGTCGCCGATCTTGAACGGCAGGGTGGGCGGCACCGGGCGCAGCGCCACGATCACGTCCTCCCGCGGGTTGACCCGGACGGTCTCCTTCCAGCCCAGCTCGTTGGCGTCCGGCGGGCGGGCCGTGCCGTCCCAGCCGACCCGGTTGACCAGCTGCACGTCGCAGCCCTCCACATGCACCGGATGGGTCTGCGGGGCGTCGCCGACGATTCGCCAGAGCTGGGTGCCGTCGGCCGGGGCGCCCAGCGGCACGGTCGGATCGGCCGCGAAGAGCACCTCGGTCGCCGGGTCGGCGGGGCCGAGCGACAGGGTGGCCGGGGTGAGCGGGCCGGCGTGCGGATGGCCGACGCCGAGCCGGCCCACCGCGCGGCCGTGCCGGGGCTCGAAGACCTGCCCCACCGCCTTTACCGCGAGCGGGAGGGTGACCGGGGCGGCGGCGCCGGGCGGGGTGAAGCTGACCGAGGTGGCGCGCGCCGGCACCAGCGTCTCCCGGGGCGTCCGGGTGCCGAACGCCGGGTCGTACGCCGGCTGCGGCACGATCGGCGGGCGCTGGCTGGCCGCGTACGCGCCGGGCAGCCGCTTGGCGAGCCGGGCGAGGTCGTACCGGGGCGCCGGGGCGCCGGCCACCCGGATCTGGAGCAGCGTCCTCGTGTTCGGGCCGTACCCGGAACGGGTGGGCGGGAGCCCGCCGACGGCGGTGCGGTCCGGGGCGTCGGTGCGGTGGTCGTACCGGGGGTCGAAGCGGGGCAGCGGGGCGGGGCAGTCGTTGTAGAGGATCAGGGTGGCGCCCGGGGGCACGGTGGAGAAGTCCACCACCACGTCGGCCCGCTCGCCGGGGGCGAGCAGCAGCGTGTGCCCGTCCACGTTGAGCACGGTCGGGTCCTGCCGGTCGTACCGGTAGCCCACCGGCCGGTTGGGCAGCACCACGGGGGCGGGCAGCAGACCGCACTCGTTGCCGACCTGGATCAGCGCCGGGCCGGCCGCCCGGGGATCCGGCACCCCGCCGTCCCGCCCGTCGGTCGGCCAGGCCGCCGGCCGGTCCGCCGCCCGGATTGCCTCGACCATCGGCACCTCACCGGCGTCCGGGTCGGCCGGGCCGCCGTCGTCCGGCCACAGCGGACCGTCCGAGCGGGCCCGGTAGAGCTGGAGGTTGAGGCTGCGGTCGGCGCAGGCGTTGAGGATCCGGAACCGGTACGCCCTCGGCTCGACCGTCAGGTACGGGTAGGCCGCGCCGTTGACCAGCATGGTGTCCCCGTACGCCGCGGGGACGGCCGACGGGTGCGGCACGCCCGGCGTCAGCGGCGGCTCGTCCGGCTCGGCGACCGGGTCGTGGTGCGGGTTCGGCACCGGGGCGACCCACGGACTGCCGCCGCCGTCGGGGTCGTGCGTCCACGGCCCGTAGTCCCAGCGACCGGTCGGGTTCCGCCCGTCCGCGCGGTACGGGTTCTGCCGGGGCTGGTAGACGTGCGGG from Micromonospora kangleipakensis includes these protein-coding regions:
- a CDS encoding multicopper oxidase domain-containing protein; amino-acid sequence: MVLFRRLRPSWADRAVRTGEDHPPTVPAARDGEPGDPAPASLDPAAVPRCFGPVPNVAGSPLPVADRHGRPVPGTGIRKFLDALPLPGPLGRNGLGAHLPVAAPDTITWPGCDYYEIGLQEYPQRLHRDLPATRLRGYRQLNLGTDSSGHNTVIPPDRPWHLGPLIQARRGRPVRIKFINQLPTGRAGELFLPVDETVDGAGVGPLDGPAPYPQNRAAPHLAGGQTAWISAGNPWRWVTPAGEITPYPTGVGATPVPDMPPPGAGATTLYFPNEQSGRLMWLHDNTLGLSRLTVYSGQLALYLLTDPAEERLVADGVLPADQLPLVIQDKTFVPDDDQLAAQDPTWDRDRWGAKGNLWYPHVYQPRQNPYRADGRNPTGRWDYGPWTHDPDGGGSPWVAPVPNPHHDPVAEPDEPPLTPGVPHPSAVPAAYGDTMLVNGAAYPYLTVEPRAYRFRILNACADRSLNLQLYRARSDGPLWPDDGGPADPDAGEVPMVEAIRAADRPAAWPTDGRDGGVPDPRAAGPALIQVGNECGLLPAPVVLPNRPVGYRYDRQDPTVLNVDGHTLLLAPGERADVVVDFSTVPPGATLILYNDCPAPLPRFDPRYDHRTDAPDRTAVGGLPPTRSGYGPNTRTLLQIRVAGAPAPRYDLARLAKRLPGAYAASQRPPIVPQPAYDPAFGTRTPRETLVPARATSVSFTPPGAAAPVTLPLAVKAVGQVFEPRHGRAVGRLGVGHPHAGPLTPATLSLGPADPATEVLFAADPTVPLGAPADGTQLWRIVGDAPQTHPVHVEGCDVQLVNRVGWDGTARPPDANELGWKETVRVNPREDVIVALRPVPPTLPFKIGDSVRLLDPTRPAGARLDASPVSPLDGRPATVVNQLVNLGWEYRWHTRAAGLRDQGMSRPLVLRASPKAPTGLTATPAPGSATALPAIALAWTGNGSRPPATSHLLQRATDATFTVGLTEITVAATATRYTDATVTPGVTYHYRIRAENAVSCSAWSNSVPASVQLTAPARLTAAVPPAAPLRVALRWANRSFATGVDVQRATNPTFTSGPGTTAIAVGDNHVDPAVAPDTTYYYRVRTTYLGASSPWSTVATVTTPPRPGTPGTVCATATAPTPDTAAVILSWSASTPTGPGSGFVVQRALDAAFGQELATFSVTGRGFTNTGLARGVTYHYRIRSFNVVGTSTWTGPVPVTTPA